One Methanoculleus sp. 7T genomic window carries:
- a CDS encoding UPF0058 family protein: MQKEELLHLHMLLVHVKKYYEGTTGEEIPTDQYDALHISPVHIHKNKISHKKAILTLGGEIVQHIRANHNPYIGYQQEIQSERVATEH; this comes from the coding sequence GTGCAAAAAGAAGAGCTGCTCCATTTACATATGCTGTTAGTCCATGTCAAAAAGTATTATGAAGGCACCACCGGGGAGGAGATCCCAACCGACCAATACGACGCTCTCCACATCTCACCCGTCCATATCCATAAGAATAAGATCTCGCATAAAAAAGCTATTCTGACTCTGGGGGGCGAGATCGTCCAGCATATCAGAGCCAACCACAACCCCTACATCGGATACCAGCAGGAAATCCAGTCCGAACGGGTTGCAACCGAACATTAA